Part of the Patescibacteria group bacterium genome is shown below.
ACTTTGCTTGCGATCGGCCAAAATCAAAATAACTATAATCATTTCCGGCGCAGCGCTTAATAGTTTCCCAATATAAAAAATCATTTATATTCATTGAGGCATATTTTGAATCCGAAGCCCCCCATAAATTAAAAGCCGTGTCTTCATAATATAAAATAAAAAGTCCAGCTACGAATTCATCACTAAATTTTGCCATAATAATTTCGGCTTGCCCAGGAAATTCTTTAATAACTTTTTCCATAAAAGCTTTGCTGTGGACGGGAGTGCCTAGCCTTTTCATGGATTTTTGATAAAGCTGGTAAAAATTCCGTAAATAATTATTTCCTATTTCTACTCGCAAGTTGAATCTATTTGATTTTCTAACTTGATTGCGGGTTTTCCTGTTTAAATTATTCCACAATATGTCTGCCGACTTATTCAATGGTAAAATAAAGGTAAATTGCGACAAATCGGCCGATAAACCGGAAATGGGGACGAGCATCCTCAATTCAAAAAAATCATATTTTTTTTCTTTGACATAATTCTTTAAATAATTTACAAACAACTCCTGGACAATCTTATTTTCCCCGACCACTCCGCCCTGACCACAAAACGGCAAGGAGATAATTCTTTTACCAAACAAAGGATGGGCAATAATAAAACAGGGCAGAATTCCTTTAATATTTTCTTCTTTAGCCACCAAATACAGATCTTGATGATTATACGCTTCTCTAACAACCTTGCGCCAGGCCAATTTATGACAAAAAGAAGAATTTTTTGCTTTGGAAGCAAATTCGTCCCAAGATTTTTCGTCTTTTTTTTGTAATAGTTCAACTTTTATCATGCAAATAATCTCGAAAGTTAGTAAATTCAAAATCATTAATAAATTTTTCTAGTTTTTTAAAAGAATTTTTAACGCCCCAATATTTTAATTTTAATTTCCAGCGCGGCGCCTTAATTTTTGGTATAAAATCAAAAAATTCGTGGGGATGCCCATAAAAAACAAAATAATTTCTTTTTGCCAATTCAAGCCTTACCAGTCGTTTATAAATAAAATAAGGTATAAAACGAAAATAAAAACCTCCGGATATTGGCACCCCGAGAAAAGTATTTAAAGGAAATTCTGTTATTTTTCCCCTTGAATCATTAAAAAAATTATCTCTATATAACTTAAATGGCAAGCGGCCGGATTTGTCTACGCCGTAAAGACCTGTCTTAACCGGGACCAAGCTGCTATCGTATTTAAACCCCAATTCCTCTAAAATTTTAACCAAATATGCTGTTTTTTTATTTAAAGAAAAGCAAGGCGCCCTAAAACCTATGATCTCTTCGCCTATAATTTCTTCTAAAATATCCTTGTTTCTTTTAATATCCTTGAAATATTCCTCAAATCCCTTGTTATATAAAACCTCATGTTTGTAGCTATGCGCAGCCACCTCGTGGTCCAGGGCGATCTTCTTTATAATTTCCGGATATCTCTCGGCTACTTTGCCGGTTATAAAAAAAGTGGCGGAAATGCCTTTGGCTTTAAGCAAACTCAAAACGGGCAATAAAGATTCTTCTATTAA
Proteins encoded:
- a CDS encoding polysaccharide deacetylase family protein encodes the protein MEQKKNNHRFGGTSKIILSFDFEYWHDSYFLRKYLNKSVPAGWPDLIEESLLPVLSLLKAKGISATFFITGKVAERYPEIIKKIALDHEVAAHSYKHEVLYNKGFEEYFKDIKRNKDILEEIIGEEIIGFRAPCFSLNKKTAYLVKILEELGFKYDSSLVPVKTGLYGVDKSGRLPFKLYRDNFFNDSRGKITEFPLNTFLGVPISGGFYFRFIPYFIYKRLVRLELAKRNYFVFYGHPHEFFDFIPKIKAPRWKLKLKYWGVKNSFKKLEKFINDFEFTNFRDYLHDKS
- a CDS encoding FemAB family PEP-CTERM system-associated protein; the encoded protein is MIKVELLQKKDEKSWDEFASKAKNSSFCHKLAWRKVVREAYNHQDLYLVAKEENIKGILPCFIIAHPLFGKRIISLPFCGQGGVVGENKIVQELFVNYLKNYVKEKKYDFFELRMLVPISGLSADLSQFTFILPLNKSADILWNNLNRKTRNQVRKSNRFNLRVEIGNNYLRNFYQLYQKSMKRLGTPVHSKAFMEKVIKEFPGQAEIIMAKFSDEFVAGLFILYYEDTAFNLWGASDSKYASMNINDFLYWETIKRCAGNDYSYFDFGRSQAKSGTFHFKQQWGANPKQLYYYRYSSNNKAITSDKDKYYFAAKIWRRLPLSFVNLVGPGLRKYIP